A stretch of Dasypus novemcinctus isolate mDasNov1 chromosome 14, mDasNov1.1.hap2, whole genome shotgun sequence DNA encodes these proteins:
- the LOC101447460 gene encoding large ribosomal subunit protein eL27-like — translation MGKSVKAGKGAPGLAGSPPGSKAEVVERIDGAPRTPPQPCAGGRNRPLPPRRDSCHGQEENRRAVKDQVFRERLYLQSPHAHSGLCGYPLGRDRCQPGCFRDPALQRKARREAKGKFEER, via the coding sequence ATGGGCAAGTCTGTGAAAGCCGGGAAAGGGGCCCCGGGGCTGGCCGGCAGCCCCCCGGGAAGCAAAGCCGAGGTCGTGGAGCGCATTGATGGCGCCCCTCGGACGCCCCCGCAGCCCTGCGCCGGTGGCCGCAATCGACCGCTGCCCCCGCGAAGGGACAGCTGCCACGGGCAAGAAGAAAATCGCCGAGCGGTCAAAGACCAAGTCTTCCGTGAACGTTTATACCTACAATCACCTCATGCCCACAGTGGCCTCTGCGGATATCCCCTTGGACGAGACCGTTGTCAACCAGGATGTTTCAGAGACCCTGCTCTTCAACGCAAGGCCCGGCGCGAGGCCAAGGGCAAGTTCGAGGAGAGGTAG